In a single window of the Verrucomicrobiota bacterium genome:
- a CDS encoding IS630 family transposase has protein sequence MGRPRAKLDVLGEAERLKQELRKQKAGIVRERMQAVTLGLEGELSLPEIAAQLGRSRATIQNWLNTYREKGVAGLRESGHHRAGRKAALDERGWKQFRKKLNRGSFRTVRQAQQWVEQQLRVQRSEETVRRWMGKLGARLKVVRPRHPRSKHNNKQAFREQLARVGYQALLDKGAERWRQRPLRLWVADEARFGLQTSHRRAWVSRGVRAHKDSTIRYDWQYVWAALQIGGGGSEFLYTNKADTEMSGSFLEQISRRDPHAIHLVIWDGAGFHPHHHHASVPENIV, from the coding sequence ATGGGAAGACCGCGAGCGAAATTGGATGTGCTGGGGGAGGCCGAGCGATTGAAGCAGGAGTTGAGGAAGCAGAAAGCCGGGATCGTGCGAGAGCGAATGCAGGCGGTAACGCTGGGGCTGGAGGGAGAGTTGAGTTTGCCGGAAATCGCGGCGCAATTGGGGAGAAGTCGGGCCACGATCCAGAACTGGCTGAACACGTATCGGGAGAAGGGAGTGGCAGGGCTGCGAGAGAGCGGACACCATCGGGCTGGCCGCAAGGCCGCATTGGATGAGCGAGGGTGGAAGCAGTTTCGCAAGAAATTGAACCGTGGAAGCTTTCGCACCGTGCGGCAGGCCCAGCAATGGGTGGAGCAACAGTTGAGAGTTCAACGCAGCGAGGAAACAGTGAGGAGGTGGATGGGAAAGCTCGGGGCGAGGCTGAAAGTGGTTCGGCCTCGCCATCCCCGCAGTAAGCACAACAACAAACAAGCCTTCAGAGAGCAGCTGGCCAGAGTTGGCTACCAAGCGCTTCTGGACAAGGGAGCCGAGCGTTGGCGCCAGCGTCCCCTGCGTCTGTGGGTGGCCGATGAAGCGCGCTTCGGCCTGCAAACCAGCCACCGGCGGGCTTGGGTCAGCCGTGGCGTGCGCGCCCACAAGGACAGCACCATCCGCTATGACTGGCAGTATGTCTGGGCGGCTCTGCAGATCGGGGGAGGAGGCAGTGAGTTCCTCTACACCAACAAAGCCGACACCGAGATGAGCGGAAGCTTCCTGGAGCAGATCAGCCGACGTGATCCCCACGCCATCCACCTTGTCATCTGGGACGGAGCGGGCTTCCACCCCCACCATCATCACGCGTCGGTGCCCGAGAACATCGTGC
- a CDS encoding class I tRNA ligase family protein: MSRTRKQFPFDEFEPAWQKHWVQEKTFRTPQPGDLDFDPSKPKYYVLDMFPYPSGAGLHVGHPEGYTATDIIARYKRMRGFNVLHPMGWDAFGLPAEQYAIKTGQHPALTTAENVANFRRQLQALGFAYDWDREVNTTEPDYVKWTQWIFLQLYHSYFDEAENKAKPISELEAKGWKREDIDDVRLAYVAETPVNWSPDLGTVLANEEVEEWKAKGHTVERRPLRQWMLRITAYAQRLIDELEPLDWPESIKLLQRNWIGRSEGASVKFQVSGSQQEIEVFTTRPDTLFGATYMVLAPEHPLVADITTAEQKQAVQAYQQACATKSDRERGDLNQDKSGVFTGAHALNPVNDEPIPVWIADYVMMGYGTGAIMAVPAHDERDFEFARKFALEIKQVVQPNDDSDWQGHTAPGTAIHSGFLDGLPTAEAKIKMIAWLEEKGLGSGRTTYKLRDWLFSRQRYWGEPFPILWRDGHHEALPESELPLLAPPLEDYKPTGNPEPILSKATDWVNQPEGATRETNTMPQWGGSCWYYLRYCDAQNNDRFLSEEAEHYWSNAADGGEPNTENPKPKTENFARGSALVDLYVGGTEHAVLHLLYARFWHKVLFDLGHLSTPEPFQKLVNQGLIMGEDGQKMSKSRGNVVNPDEVVGEYGADALRLYEMFMGPLEQVKPWSMKGVEGVYRFLGRVWRVAFTEQQNGTWQLSEKVQDSDPLADKKLLKVVHETIKKVTEDIERLSFNTAISQMMVCTNAFTQAQIIPHALLSDFLKVLNPFAPHLTEEITKALGDSLLSESTWPTWNEDYLIESEIQIVIQVNGKVRDKLTVPKDISKEDMEKTALAADKIQPYTEGKTLRKVIVIPGKLVNIVVN, encoded by the coding sequence ATGAGCCGCACCCGCAAGCAATTTCCCTTCGACGAATTCGAACCCGCCTGGCAAAAACATTGGGTTCAGGAAAAAACCTTTCGCACCCCCCAGCCCGGCGACCTCGACTTCGACCCCAGCAAGCCGAAATACTACGTCCTCGACATGTTTCCCTACCCAAGCGGGGCAGGGCTCCACGTCGGCCACCCCGAAGGCTACACCGCCACCGACATCATCGCTCGCTACAAGCGCATGCGGGGCTTCAACGTGCTCCACCCCATGGGCTGGGACGCCTTCGGCCTGCCCGCGGAGCAATACGCCATCAAAACCGGCCAGCACCCGGCCCTCACCACCGCGGAAAACGTCGCCAACTTCCGCCGCCAACTGCAAGCGCTCGGCTTCGCCTACGACTGGGACCGCGAAGTCAACACCACCGAGCCCGACTACGTCAAATGGACCCAATGGATCTTCCTCCAGCTTTACCATAGCTACTTCGACGAAGCAGAAAACAAGGCCAAGCCCATCAGCGAACTGGAAGCCAAAGGCTGGAAGCGCGAAGATATCGACGACGTCCGCCTCGCCTACGTCGCCGAAACCCCCGTCAACTGGTCCCCCGACCTCGGCACCGTCCTCGCCAACGAAGAAGTCGAAGAATGGAAAGCGAAAGGCCACACCGTCGAGCGTCGCCCCCTCCGCCAATGGATGCTCCGCATCACCGCCTACGCCCAGCGCCTCATCGACGAACTCGAGCCGCTCGACTGGCCTGAATCCATCAAACTACTCCAGCGCAACTGGATCGGGCGCTCCGAAGGCGCGAGTGTGAAGTTTCAGGTTTCAGGTTCTCAGCAGGAAATCGAAGTCTTCACCACCAGACCCGACACCCTCTTCGGCGCCACCTACATGGTCCTCGCCCCCGAACACCCCCTCGTCGCCGACATCACCACCGCCGAGCAAAAGCAAGCCGTCCAAGCCTACCAACAAGCCTGTGCCACCAAAAGCGACCGCGAACGCGGCGACCTCAACCAAGACAAAAGCGGCGTCTTCACCGGCGCCCACGCCCTCAACCCCGTCAACGACGAGCCAATCCCCGTCTGGATCGCCGACTACGTCATGATGGGCTACGGCACCGGCGCCATCATGGCCGTCCCCGCCCACGACGAGCGCGACTTCGAATTCGCCCGAAAATTCGCGCTCGAAATCAAGCAAGTCGTCCAGCCAAACGACGACTCCGATTGGCAAGGCCACACCGCTCCCGGCACCGCCATCCACAGCGGATTTCTCGACGGCCTCCCCACCGCCGAAGCCAAAATCAAAATGATCGCCTGGCTCGAAGAGAAAGGCCTCGGCTCCGGTCGCACCACCTACAAACTGCGCGACTGGCTCTTCAGCCGCCAGCGCTACTGGGGCGAGCCCTTCCCCATCCTCTGGCGCGATGGTCACCACGAAGCCCTTCCCGAAAGCGAACTCCCCCTCCTCGCGCCACCGCTCGAAGACTACAAACCCACCGGCAACCCCGAGCCCATCCTCAGCAAAGCCACCGACTGGGTCAACCAACCCGAAGGCGCCACCCGCGAGACCAACACCATGCCCCAATGGGGCGGAAGCTGCTGGTACTACCTCCGCTACTGCGACGCCCAAAACAACGACCGCTTCCTCTCCGAAGAAGCCGAGCACTACTGGAGCAATGCCGCCGACGGCGGCGAGCCAAATACCGAAAACCCAAAACCGAAAACCGAAAACTTCGCGCGTGGAAGTGCACTCGTTGACTTGTATGTAGGCGGCACCGAACACGCCGTCCTCCACCTCCTCTACGCGCGTTTCTGGCACAAAGTCCTCTTCGACCTCGGCCACCTCAGCACCCCCGAGCCCTTCCAAAAACTCGTCAACCAAGGCCTCATCATGGGCGAAGACGGGCAGAAAATGTCCAAATCCCGCGGCAACGTCGTCAACCCGGACGAAGTGGTCGGCGAATACGGAGCGGACGCCCTCCGGCTCTACGAAATGTTCATGGGCCCCCTCGAACAAGTCAAACCGTGGAGCATGAAAGGCGTCGAAGGCGTCTACCGCTTCCTCGGCCGCGTCTGGCGCGTCGCCTTCACCGAGCAGCAAAACGGCACCTGGCAACTCAGCGAAAAAGTCCAAGACAGCGACCCCCTGGCCGACAAAAAACTCCTCAAAGTCGTCCATGAAACCATCAAAAAAGTCACCGAAGACATCGAACGCCTCAGCTTCAACACCGCCATCAGCCAAATGATGGTCTGCACCAACGCCTTCACCCAGGCCCAAATCATCCCTCACGCCCTCCTCAGCGACTTCCTCAAAGTCCTCAACCCCTTCGCCCCCCACCTCACCGAAGAAATCACCAAGGCGTTGGGCGATAGCCTCCTCAGCGAAAGCACCTGGCCCACCTGGAACGAAGACTACCTCATCGAAAGCGAGATCCAGATCGTCATCCAAGTAAACGGCAAAGTGCGGGACAAGCTCACCGTCCCCAAAGACATCAGCAAAGAAGACATGGAAAAAACGGCCCTCGCTGCCGATAAAATCCAGCCCTACACCGAAGGCAAAACCCTCCGCAAAGTCATCGTCATCCCCGGCAAGCTGGTGAACATCGTTGTAAACTGA
- a CDS encoding thioredoxin family protein, which yields MKPIPLLAISLLLSVSSPADELSWQTDWEAAKAQAAQEQKDLFIHFTGSDWCAWCIKLDEEVFSQETFREYAAEEFILVEVDFPQQIEQSEALKKQNAALKAEYHPPGYPSIFLTNPDGLPYARTGYRPGGPEAYIDYLELLLDWKDMD from the coding sequence ATGAAGCCCATCCCACTCCTCGCCATCAGCCTACTCCTTAGCGTGAGCAGCCCGGCCGATGAACTCTCTTGGCAAACCGACTGGGAAGCCGCCAAGGCCCAAGCTGCCCAGGAACAGAAAGACCTCTTCATTCACTTCACCGGCTCCGACTGGTGCGCCTGGTGCATCAAACTGGACGAAGAAGTCTTCTCCCAAGAAACCTTCCGAGAATACGCTGCGGAGGAATTCATCCTCGTGGAAGTCGACTTCCCACAGCAAATCGAGCAAAGCGAAGCCCTCAAAAAGCAAAACGCCGCCCTCAAAGCCGAATACCACCCCCCCGGCTACCCCAGCATCTTTCTCACCAATCCCGACGGCCTCCCCTACGCCCGCACGGGTTACCGCCCGGGCGGCCCCGAAGCCTACATCGACTATCTCGAGCTCCTCTTGGACTGGAAAGACATGGATTGA